The following are encoded together in the Aciduricibacillus chroicocephali genome:
- a CDS encoding TlpA family protein disulfide reductase, whose protein sequence is MKKWLFLGILGLMLGYTIYTTMVKNKEADEVEEAETVGKTNVDLKNEVKEEETKKGDPNEVGLNIGNIAPDFELKVHGGGTKKLSDFRGEPAMLNFWGTWCPPCQAEMPDMEKFYKDTKMPIVSVNLTRNESSKNNVPKFIKDYGLTFPILLDEKLEVSELYMVRVIPTTYFLDKEGRIQAKRLGPMNYEYMKDQYEQLK, encoded by the coding sequence TTGAAAAAATGGTTATTTCTCGGCATACTCGGGCTTATGCTCGGCTATACCATTTATACGACAATGGTCAAAAATAAAGAAGCTGACGAAGTTGAAGAAGCAGAAACAGTCGGCAAGACAAATGTTGATCTTAAGAACGAAGTGAAAGAGGAAGAGACTAAGAAAGGCGACCCAAATGAAGTCGGACTGAACATCGGCAATATCGCTCCTGATTTTGAACTGAAAGTACATGGCGGTGGAACGAAGAAGCTGTCCGATTTTCGCGGTGAGCCAGCCATGCTGAACTTCTGGGGTACTTGGTGTCCTCCTTGTCAGGCGGAAATGCCAGATATGGAGAAGTTCTATAAGGATACAAAAATGCCGATTGTTTCTGTTAATCTGACGCGCAATGAATCGAGCAAAAACAATGTGCCGAAATTCATAAAGGATTACGGCCTTACATTCCCAATTCTGCTCGATGAAAAGCTTGAAGTGTCAGAGCTATACATGGTTCGAGTCATTCCAACGACTTACTTCTTGGACAAGGAAGGCCGAATCCAAGCGAAGCGTCTTGGACCGATGAATTATGAGTATATGAAAGATCAGTATGAACAGCTGAAATAA
- a CDS encoding sulfite exporter TauE/SafE family protein — protein sequence MDYDIILLLIIFMIGFIGSFVSGMLGVGGAVVNYPMLLMIPTALGVGSFTAHEVSGITAVQVLFTTVVGALAYRKGGYLNKKVIIYMGGGVLLGSLAGGFMSSAMPESGINIVYGLLALAAVVMMIIPHGGEDDLAYSTDHFNRLLGISSAFIVGLGAGIVGAGGAFLLVPVMLTLLKLPTRTAIASSLAITFLSSIGSAGSKLIMGQVLFIPAIVMIIASLIASPLGAKVGKKMNTKFLEKALAALIFIIAVKIWFDIFAGH from the coding sequence ATGGATTATGACATCATATTGCTTCTTATCATTTTCATGATCGGTTTTATCGGCTCTTTTGTTTCTGGCATGCTTGGTGTTGGAGGTGCGGTTGTCAATTATCCGATGCTGCTTATGATTCCAACGGCTCTTGGAGTTGGTTCTTTTACTGCTCATGAAGTATCAGGCATTACAGCAGTACAAGTTCTCTTTACGACAGTTGTCGGTGCCCTTGCTTACCGAAAAGGTGGCTATTTGAATAAAAAGGTCATCATTTATATGGGAGGCGGTGTCCTTCTTGGAAGTCTCGCAGGCGGCTTTATGTCCTCAGCTATGCCTGAAAGTGGCATCAATATCGTTTATGGCTTGCTTGCACTTGCAGCAGTTGTCATGATGATCATTCCACATGGGGGAGAAGATGATCTTGCATACAGCACCGATCACTTTAATAGACTTCTTGGCATATCGTCAGCCTTCATCGTCGGTCTCGGTGCCGGAATAGTCGGTGCTGGTGGAGCATTTTTGCTTGTGCCGGTTATGCTCACTTTGCTTAAGCTGCCGACACGTACAGCGATTGCTTCCTCTCTTGCAATTACCTTTCTATCGTCAATTGGCTCTGCAGGGAGCAAGCTCATTATGGGCCAGGTTCTATTTATCCCAGCAATTGTTATGATTATTGCAAGTTTAATCGCATCGCCTTTAGGGGCAAAAGTCGGCAAGAAAATGAATACAAAGTTTCTCGAAAAGGCCTTAGCGGCGCTTATTTTCATCATTGCTGTGAAAATCTGGTTTGATATTTTCGCCGGACATTGA
- a CDS encoding rhodanese-like domain-containing protein: protein MEEISTKDLQEKLEKGEKLKVYDVRRDEEVAEGKIPCAKHVELDKIPDNLDAFDKNEVNYLICRSGGRSSRAAEFLEQRGYKVVNVAGGMLAWEGETE, encoded by the coding sequence ATGGAAGAGATTTCAACAAAGGATTTGCAGGAAAAACTTGAAAAAGGCGAAAAACTTAAGGTATACGATGTTCGACGTGATGAAGAGGTTGCAGAAGGGAAAATCCCTTGTGCCAAACATGTCGAATTGGACAAGATTCCAGATAATTTGGATGCATTTGATAAGAACGAAGTGAACTATCTCATTTGTCGTTCCGGGGGAAGATCCAGCCGTGCTGCAGAGTTCCTCGAACAAAGAGGTTATAAGGTAGTAAACGTTGCTGGTGGCATGCTTGCTTGGGAAGGCGAAACAGAATAA
- a CDS encoding metal-sensitive transcriptional regulator yields MEYDKKMIHRLKRVEGQVRAVLRMMDEGKDCRDVVTQISAARNALDRVAALVVSTNLEACIREDQAKGQDSEETIREAVNLLVKSR; encoded by the coding sequence TTGGAGTATGATAAAAAGATGATCCACCGGCTCAAACGAGTGGAAGGGCAGGTTCGTGCCGTTCTCCGTATGATGGACGAAGGCAAAGACTGCCGTGATGTAGTCACCCAGATTTCTGCTGCACGCAATGCACTTGATCGTGTTGCCGCACTTGTTGTAAGTACGAATCTCGAAGCTTGTATCCGTGAAGATCAAGCGAAGGGACAGGACTCCGAAGAAACAATTCGCGAAGCTGTTAATCTGCTTGTAAAAAGCAGATAA
- the ytaF gene encoding sporulation membrane protein YtaF, with translation MLYYTGLLFLIIAVSLDGFGVGITYGMQKIRLPLLPLLIIMCCSGTVVLVSMTIGTWLTTWIKPEITEKLGGLILIAIGLFSLTNLLRQSKRSSNPKSQSESPKRSDFITVMGTPDRADLDKSGSISAKESLLLGIALALDAFGAGLGAAIIGYTPLLTAVLIALMSGTLLFLGMKTGLFLLRSDRLARMGFLPPLLLMALGAFNLLSK, from the coding sequence ATGCTTTATTACACTGGTTTATTATTTCTCATTATCGCTGTGAGTCTGGATGGGTTCGGAGTCGGCATCACATACGGCATGCAAAAAATCCGCCTCCCGCTTCTTCCTCTGCTGATCATTATGTGCTGTTCCGGAACAGTTGTCCTCGTTTCGATGACGATCGGCACTTGGCTCACAACTTGGATCAAACCGGAAATCACCGAGAAACTTGGCGGCCTCATTCTGATTGCTATCGGTCTGTTCTCTCTGACGAATCTGCTACGCCAAAGTAAAAGATCGAGCAATCCAAAGTCACAATCAGAATCTCCAAAAAGAAGTGATTTCATTACCGTTATGGGTACGCCCGATCGTGCAGACTTGGATAAATCCGGTTCGATTTCGGCAAAGGAAAGCCTTCTTCTCGGGATCGCACTCGCTCTCGATGCTTTTGGCGCAGGGCTTGGTGCGGCCATTATTGGCTATACACCACTGCTCACCGCTGTACTGATCGCTCTTATGAGCGGAACACTTCTTTTCCTCGGAATGAAGACCGGACTCTTTCTCTTGCGCAGCGACCGGCTTGCGCGCATGGGGTTTCTACCGCCCCTCTTGCTCATGGCACTTGGCGCTTTCAATTTACTGTCAAAGTAA
- a CDS encoding GNAT family N-acetyltransferase, producing MIQELKSKEEMRAAYPVMKQLRTHLDETAYLRLVEEARQKDNYRMFALIEDEKIVAVTGFKPMITLYYGRFIWVCDLVTDASFRSKGYGEQLLHFVEEFAKEHNFSSVALSSGLNRADAHRFYENVNYDKVSYVFKKDLDK from the coding sequence ATGATTCAAGAGCTGAAATCAAAAGAAGAGATGCGAGCAGCCTATCCAGTTATGAAGCAATTGCGAACGCACTTGGATGAAACAGCATATCTACGCCTTGTCGAGGAGGCTCGCCAGAAGGATAACTACCGCATGTTCGCCTTGATTGAAGATGAAAAAATCGTTGCAGTGACGGGCTTTAAGCCGATGATTACACTATATTATGGCAGATTTATCTGGGTATGCGACCTCGTCACGGATGCATCTTTCAGGTCCAAAGGCTATGGTGAACAACTGCTTCATTTCGTGGAAGAGTTTGCAAAAGAACACAACTTCTCATCTGTCGCGTTAAGTTCGGGACTTAACCGTGCCGATGCCCATCGTTTCTATGAAAATGTAAATTACGACAAAGTAAGCTATGTTTTTAAAAAGGATTTAGATAAGTAA
- a CDS encoding AEC family transporter translates to MGIFFSVMLPIMAVFALGYGLQRWKQVQVKQVSTVSIYIFMPLFFFSSLYEAKFDQRYTIMIVFILFLLFVMVMISKLLGKIFGWTKSVESASILSTAFMNGGNYGIPMILFTFGKEALPFAVFYMVIQSMVINFFGVYFANRDAQGMARAIRKVFEMPATYAAIIAIILNAAQIRLPDPVYDTIKTVGDGSIPLMMVILGMQLATIRTLDFNWKVLISSVSVRMIVSPLIAWGFVELLGIGPIIGGIMIIMSAMPSAASATMYAIEFDTEPDLVTSATLITTVFSFLSITVLLNVLT, encoded by the coding sequence ATGGGGATATTTTTTAGTGTTATGCTGCCGATTATGGCAGTCTTCGCGCTCGGCTACGGTCTGCAACGCTGGAAGCAAGTACAAGTTAAACAAGTCTCAACTGTCTCGATATACATATTCATGCCGCTTTTCTTCTTTTCTTCCTTATATGAAGCAAAGTTTGATCAGCGCTATACGATCATGATTGTCTTTATCTTATTTTTACTTTTTGTCATGGTGATGATTAGCAAACTGCTCGGCAAAATATTCGGCTGGACCAAATCCGTGGAGAGTGCATCCATTCTTTCTACTGCTTTTATGAATGGCGGCAACTATGGCATTCCAATGATTCTTTTCACGTTTGGGAAGGAAGCACTTCCTTTTGCAGTATTCTATATGGTCATTCAGTCTATGGTCATTAATTTCTTCGGAGTGTATTTTGCCAATAGGGATGCGCAGGGAATGGCTCGAGCAATTCGTAAAGTGTTTGAGATGCCAGCGACGTATGCAGCAATTATCGCAATTATTTTGAATGCTGCTCAAATCCGTCTGCCGGATCCTGTGTACGATACGATCAAAACTGTTGGAGATGGCTCCATTCCACTCATGATGGTCATTCTCGGAATGCAGCTGGCAACAATCCGTACTTTGGATTTCAATTGGAAAGTGCTCATCTCCTCAGTAAGTGTGCGTATGATCGTATCTCCCTTAATTGCATGGGGATTCGTTGAACTTCTCGGAATTGGTCCAATTATTGGCGGTATCATGATTATCATGTCAGCAATGCCGAGTGCGGCTTCTGCCACAATGTACGCGATTGAATTCGACACCGAGCCGGATCTTGTCACTAGCGCAACCTTAATTACGACAGTTTTCAGCTTCTTGTCGATTACTGTTCTGTTAAACGTTTTGACATGA
- the glpK gene encoding glycerol kinase GlpK — MALDQGTTSSRAILFNQDGEIVEVAQSEFEQFFPHPGWVEHDADEIWTTTLNCITEVFRKADVRPDQVAGIGITNQRETTVVWDRHTGKPVYHAIVWQSRQTDGICKELREAGYNDLFRDKTGLLIDAYFSGTKVKWILDNVTGAREKAEKGDLMFGTIDTWLVYKLSGGKVHVTDYTNASRTLMFNIYDLKWDDELLEILNVPKSMLPEVRQSSEVYAHTVDYHFLGEEVPIAGIAGDQQAALFGQACFEKGMAKNTYGTGCFMLMNTGEKGVKSQNGLLTTLACAVDGKIEYALEGSIFIAGSAIQWLRDGLKIINSAPESEKFAKRVESTDGVYFVPAFVGLGTPYWDSDARGAVFGLTRGTTKDHLIRATLESLAYQTKDVLDAMIADSGIDLKTLRVDGGAVKNDFLMQFQCDMLGEAVERPVVQETTALGAAYLAGLAVGFWDTKENIANQWKIDRTFECAFTEEKRNELYAGWKKAVTATRSFKL, encoded by the coding sequence ATGGCGCTGGATCAGGGAACGACAAGTTCACGGGCAATCCTATTTAATCAAGATGGTGAAATCGTAGAGGTCGCACAGTCGGAGTTCGAACAGTTTTTCCCGCATCCAGGATGGGTTGAACATGATGCGGATGAAATCTGGACAACGACATTGAACTGTATTACGGAAGTTTTCCGAAAAGCGGATGTCCGTCCAGACCAAGTTGCGGGAATCGGAATTACGAACCAGCGCGAGACGACAGTCGTATGGGACCGTCATACGGGCAAACCTGTTTATCACGCAATTGTCTGGCAGTCTCGTCAGACGGATGGCATCTGCAAGGAGTTGCGTGAAGCCGGGTATAATGATCTTTTCCGTGACAAGACCGGTTTGCTAATTGATGCTTATTTCTCCGGGACTAAAGTGAAATGGATTTTGGATAATGTCACAGGGGCACGTGAGAAGGCTGAAAAAGGCGACTTGATGTTCGGAACGATCGACACTTGGCTCGTGTATAAGCTTTCAGGTGGAAAAGTTCATGTGACCGATTATACGAACGCTTCCCGGACACTTATGTTCAACATCTATGATTTGAAGTGGGACGATGAACTGCTTGAGATTCTCAATGTGCCAAAAAGCATGCTGCCGGAAGTACGCCAATCATCCGAAGTGTATGCCCACACGGTCGATTATCATTTCCTCGGTGAAGAAGTTCCGATTGCAGGTATCGCAGGAGACCAGCAGGCGGCATTGTTCGGTCAGGCCTGTTTTGAAAAAGGTATGGCAAAGAATACCTATGGTACTGGTTGCTTCATGCTGATGAACACAGGTGAAAAAGGTGTGAAATCCCAGAACGGATTGCTGACTACACTTGCCTGTGCTGTTGACGGGAAAATAGAGTATGCGCTTGAAGGGTCTATCTTCATTGCCGGCTCTGCAATTCAATGGCTACGGGATGGATTGAAAATTATCAATTCAGCACCGGAATCTGAAAAATTCGCAAAACGCGTAGAGTCCACGGACGGTGTCTACTTCGTTCCAGCTTTTGTTGGTCTCGGAACACCGTACTGGGACAGTGATGCAAGAGGTGCTGTATTCGGACTGACACGCGGAACGACAAAAGATCACCTCATCAGGGCAACACTTGAGTCGCTTGCATATCAGACGAAAGACGTTCTCGATGCAATGATTGCCGATTCAGGAATTGACTTGAAAACATTGCGAGTGGACGGAGGAGCGGTAAAGAATGACTTCCTCATGCAATTCCAATGCGATATGCTTGGAGAAGCAGTTGAACGCCCGGTTGTCCAAGAGACAACGGCACTTGGAGCAGCGTATCTTGCCGGGCTCGCAGTAGGATTCTGGGATACGAAAGAAAATATTGCGAACCAGTGGAAGATTGACCGCACATTCGAATGTGCTTTTACTGAAGAGAAACGCAATGAGCTATACGCTGGCTGGAAAAAAGCCGTTACAGCAACACGTTCATTCAAGTTATAA
- a CDS encoding MIP/aquaporin family protein, with protein sequence MSEFMAELIGTMILIYLGDSVVAAVSLRGTKTEGVGGSWLLVALGWGLTLSVAIYAVGQFSGAHLNPAVTLALASVGTFAWSKVGLYILAQMIGAFIGAILVYLQYLPHWRVTEDPAAKLGVFTTGPAIRSPLANLLSETFGTFILVLGILFVGAHQFQDGWNPLIIGLLLATIGITIGSTTGFSINPARDLAPRIAHAILPIPGKGSSDWGYSWIPIVGPIVGGLYGASFYEAVFKNNFITLFWIFTVVVIIIALAAVASVNSKKEHA encoded by the coding sequence ATGTCGGAATTTATGGCTGAACTGATTGGTACAATGATTCTGATTTACCTTGGTGACAGTGTTGTTGCCGCTGTTTCTCTTAGAGGAACAAAAACAGAAGGCGTCGGCGGAAGCTGGTTGCTTGTCGCGCTTGGTTGGGGACTTACACTCTCAGTTGCAATCTACGCTGTAGGACAGTTCTCGGGAGCGCATTTGAACCCGGCGGTAACATTAGCGCTTGCTTCTGTTGGAACGTTTGCATGGAGCAAAGTCGGATTGTACATTTTGGCACAGATGATCGGTGCATTCATTGGTGCAATTCTTGTTTACTTGCAATACTTGCCGCACTGGCGTGTAACAGAAGACCCTGCTGCAAAGCTTGGCGTTTTCACTACTGGACCGGCAATCCGCAGTCCATTAGCAAATTTGCTTAGTGAAACATTCGGTACATTTATTCTTGTGCTCGGTATCTTGTTCGTTGGGGCGCATCAGTTCCAGGATGGCTGGAATCCGCTTATTATTGGTCTGCTTCTAGCAACAATCGGTATTACGATCGGAAGTACAACTGGATTCTCAATCAACCCGGCACGTGACCTTGCACCAAGGATTGCGCATGCGATTTTGCCGATTCCAGGAAAGGGCAGCTCTGATTGGGGCTACTCATGGATTCCAATTGTCGGTCCAATCGTAGGCGGCTTGTACGGTGCTTCTTTCTATGAGGCTGTATTTAAAAATAACTTTATCACGCTATTCTGGATTTTTACTGTGGTTGTCATTATTATTGCCCTTGCGGCTGTTGCTTCTGTAAACTCAAAAAAGGAGCACGCATAA
- a CDS encoding carbon starvation CstA family protein: MYTFLAGIVILIIGYFTYGKFIEKMFGVKEKRKTPAYSSIDGIDYVPMNKKKNALIQLLNIAGVGPIFGPIMGALYGPVAFLWIVFGAIFAGAVHDYLTGMISIRNRGAHLPELAGKFLGKFMKHIVNLFALLLLVLVGTVFATSPAQLLHNLMNGWMAFGVIIAVIFAYYILATMLPIDKIIGRLYPIFGLLLVISAVGVGVRLIMTGAPIPELTLKNLHPDNLPIFPLLFLTISCGALSGFHATQTPIISRTTERESQGRWIFYGMMIAEGIIAMIWAAAGMSLFNGGEGLNEVLAAGGPALVVSKVSTLMLGAVGGTLAVLGVIVLPITSGDTAFRSARMIIADYFNFSQKKILSRLWIAVPLFVISIILTQVDFTILWRYFSWANQTTAVIALFVGAMYLFMARKNYWVPLIPGVFMLMAITTYILNQPIGFGLSMKVSYIGASIISVILVALFFRAAIASRGREVELEEHVDNWDEIA; encoded by the coding sequence ATGTATACATTTCTTGCTGGTATTGTCATTCTGATTATTGGCTATTTTACATACGGCAAATTCATCGAGAAAATGTTCGGTGTCAAAGAAAAACGAAAGACACCAGCTTATTCAAGCATAGATGGTATTGACTACGTACCGATGAATAAGAAAAAGAATGCACTGATCCAATTGCTGAATATCGCTGGAGTTGGTCCGATCTTCGGTCCGATCATGGGTGCGCTATATGGTCCGGTCGCTTTTCTCTGGATCGTATTCGGAGCGATTTTTGCTGGAGCGGTACACGACTATTTGACCGGCATGATTTCTATTCGCAACCGCGGTGCTCATCTTCCAGAGCTGGCGGGGAAATTCCTCGGAAAGTTCATGAAACATATCGTCAACTTGTTTGCACTTCTATTACTAGTCCTTGTAGGAACAGTATTTGCGACATCACCAGCACAACTTCTTCATAATCTGATGAACGGATGGATGGCTTTCGGCGTAATTATTGCAGTTATTTTTGCATACTACATTCTTGCTACAATGTTGCCGATTGATAAAATCATCGGGCGTCTTTATCCGATCTTCGGACTTCTTCTCGTTATTAGTGCAGTAGGTGTCGGAGTTCGCCTGATCATGACTGGGGCACCAATCCCGGAATTGACGCTTAAAAATTTGCATCCTGACAATCTGCCGATATTCCCGTTGCTCTTCCTTACAATCTCATGTGGGGCACTTTCCGGTTTCCATGCTACACAGACGCCAATCATCTCCCGGACGACTGAAAGGGAAAGTCAGGGACGCTGGATTTTCTATGGCATGATGATCGCAGAAGGAATCATTGCAATGATTTGGGCAGCTGCGGGAATGAGTCTTTTCAATGGAGGAGAAGGCTTGAATGAAGTACTTGCAGCTGGAGGCCCGGCTCTTGTCGTAAGCAAAGTTTCTACTCTCATGCTCGGCGCTGTCGGAGGAACATTAGCTGTTCTAGGTGTTATCGTGTTGCCGATCACTTCTGGAGATACGGCTTTCCGAAGTGCTCGCATGATCATCGCTGACTATTTCAACTTCTCTCAAAAGAAAATTTTGAGCAGACTTTGGATCGCGGTGCCACTCTTTGTTATTTCCATTATTTTGACACAAGTGGACTTCACAATTTTATGGCGCTACTTCTCTTGGGCAAACCAGACAACAGCAGTAATTGCCCTCTTCGTTGGGGCAATGTATCTGTTCATGGCAAGGAAAAATTATTGGGTTCCTTTGATTCCAGGTGTATTTATGCTCATGGCTATTACGACTTATATCCTCAACCAGCCAATCGGTTTCGGTTTATCGATGAAAGTATCCTATATCGGTGCTTCAATCATCTCAGTCATTCTAGTTGCACTCTTCTTCAGAGCTGCGATTGCTTCACGCGGCAGAGAGGTCGAGCTTGAAGAGCATGTTGATAATTGGGATGAAATTGCTTAA
- a CDS encoding BrxA/BrxB family bacilliredoxin, with amino-acid sequence MNPFIEYMREVAQPMRDELTNAGFTELTTAEEVSEFFANETGTSLVVINSVCGCAAGLARPSAIEAVQGEKRPDNLVTVFAGQDREATVELRSYFPTTPPSSPSMALMKGGELIHFIPREEIEDADKEEIIKNLRDAFAKYC; translated from the coding sequence ATGAACCCATTTATTGAATATATGAGAGAAGTCGCACAGCCAATGCGTGATGAATTGACGAATGCAGGCTTTACTGAATTGACAACGGCTGAAGAAGTGAGCGAGTTCTTCGCAAATGAAACTGGCACGAGCCTCGTAGTTATCAATTCTGTTTGCGGATGTGCAGCAGGCCTGGCTCGTCCATCAGCCATTGAAGCTGTTCAAGGTGAGAAGCGTCCGGATAATCTCGTTACTGTTTTCGCTGGTCAGGATCGTGAGGCGACAGTTGAACTGCGCAGCTATTTCCCGACAACACCGCCGTCTTCACCTTCTATGGCCTTAATGAAAGGCGGAGAGCTTATCCACTTCATTCCACGTGAAGAAATTGAAGATGCAGATAAGGAAGAGATCATTAAAAACTTGCGAGACGCATTTGCGAAATATTGCTGA
- the ssuE gene encoding NADPH-dependent FMN reductase has product MNRIAIISGSPFAQSRTDCILRFLSNELEGRGCDVSYISVRDVPAHDLMECRFDSPAILNIINILREADGVIVGSPVYQAAYSGALKALIDLMPMNILEGTPVLPLMTGGSKAHLLALEYSLKPLLATLKAHNLKGVYLIDKEIDKESEQPILDEDTYGRTMKQIEYFLEFTGKISGKTIEN; this is encoded by the coding sequence ATGAACAGAATTGCAATCATATCTGGCAGTCCTTTTGCGCAATCGAGAACAGACTGTATTCTGCGTTTTTTGTCCAATGAACTGGAAGGACGCGGGTGTGATGTTTCTTATATATCTGTTCGCGATGTACCGGCACATGACTTGATGGAATGCCGCTTTGACAGTCCGGCGATCCTTAATATAATCAATATTTTACGTGAAGCAGATGGCGTCATTGTCGGATCACCAGTATACCAGGCAGCCTATTCAGGAGCTCTGAAAGCACTAATCGATTTGATGCCGATGAATATTCTTGAAGGAACACCAGTGCTTCCACTTATGACGGGCGGTTCGAAAGCGCATCTGCTTGCATTGGAGTACTCGCTGAAACCACTTTTGGCTACCCTAAAGGCACATAATTTGAAAGGTGTCTACCTGATTGATAAGGAAATTGACAAAGAATCAGAGCAGCCGATCCTTGACGAGGATACTTATGGACGAACGATGAAACAGATTGAGTATTTTCTCGAATTCACTGGAAAGATATCCGGAAAAACAATTGAAAATTAA
- a CDS encoding Cof-type HAD-IIB family hydrolase, translating into MYKVLFLDIDGTILKPDYSYDSSTKEAIAKAKANGVEVFLATGKPFYEIKSLATELNITSFISFNGAYATMNGKELFKRPFKKELVEHYLRLANENGHEIGLYTDHRSEYTDLYASSVQKFTKALHMTENAQLNPNDIPPALGVTLMGVNTEEELEPYLIDPSVRLSQVNVYGTEDCYDLIRQDVNKGIGVEHVLKELGLNKDQAIAFGDGMNDKEMLQAVGHSFAMANANPELFQYAKYKTTSVEDSGIAKGLEKLGVI; encoded by the coding sequence ATGTACAAAGTGCTATTCCTTGATATCGATGGAACAATTTTGAAGCCTGACTACTCATACGATTCCTCCACAAAAGAAGCGATTGCCAAAGCAAAAGCGAACGGTGTTGAAGTATTCCTTGCGACCGGCAAGCCGTTTTATGAAATCAAGTCTCTTGCCACTGAACTGAACATTACGTCATTCATTAGCTTCAATGGCGCCTATGCGACAATGAATGGAAAGGAACTGTTCAAACGCCCGTTTAAGAAAGAGCTGGTAGAACATTATCTCCGTCTAGCCAATGAGAATGGCCATGAAATTGGACTATATACTGATCATAGAAGTGAATACACCGATCTCTATGCATCAAGTGTACAGAAATTCACCAAAGCACTTCATATGACAGAGAATGCACAGCTTAATCCGAACGACATCCCTCCTGCTCTAGGCGTTACACTTATGGGAGTTAACACCGAAGAAGAGTTGGAACCATATCTCATTGACCCTTCAGTCCGCCTTTCACAAGTAAATGTGTATGGAACTGAAGATTGCTACGATCTTATACGCCAGGATGTGAATAAAGGAATTGGCGTAGAGCATGTCCTGAAAGAACTTGGTCTAAATAAAGATCAGGCTATCGCATTTGGAGACGGCATGAATGACAAAGAGATGCTCCAGGCTGTCGGCCATAGTTTCGCAATGGCCAATGCGAATCCAGAGCTTTTCCAATATGCAAAGTACAAAACAACATCTGTTGAAGATTCAGGCATTGCGAAAGGTTTGGAGAAGTTGGGCGTAATCTAA